DNA sequence from the Eulemur rufifrons isolate Redbay chromosome 6, OSU_ERuf_1, whole genome shotgun sequence genome:
GCTGGCCTTGTGGTTTctcctataattttaaaatttctttaaataaagtattaaattataaagtatGCCTGGGTGCTCCGGCCTGGGGTGTTCCCTCCCAGACGGGGCTGACTTGTGGTGTTCCAGACAGATGAGCCACTCAGGGCCATTTGGGAAGGGTCAGATGGCCAAGGGCACTCTCAGCCAAGGGGTGGCAGCAGCTGAGGGGGAGCCCACCCCCACGCCTTCCTGACCAGCGATCGGCACGTCCTCTGCATGCCCGGCCCCAGGACGGCGGGGCAGCCTGGGGAAGGTGCTCGCGGGGCTGGTGAGAATGGACAGGCCCCCGGCAGAGCCGACACCCACCTCCGACCTGGGCCAGCCTCGGAGCTTCCGCCCGCAGCTCCAGGCAGGGCTGGACTAGGCCATCCCAGGCAGAAGAGATTATGCGCTTAAgccagttgaggaaactgaggcacagagactgTAGACACCTGCCAGTGTCGTTGCACAGCTCATCGGGCCCAGCTGTCAGGAGGACCCGGGCTTCCGGCCGCTCTGACACCACTCACTGCCGCCCGCCCGTGTTTCCTGCTCCGACGTCCTGGACAGCTTCACGCTGGGTGCCTCCGGCAGCCGCCCCAGGTCAGGGGTCTGAATCCTGGTGGGAGGGCACTGCCTCTGCCATTTAGCCCTGGATCTGATGCCACCACTGCTGCCTCCCAAAGTCCCAAAGGCACCGAGGGCCCAGCCCCTGCGGACACCCAGCTGTCTCTGTCTCCAAGAtgggccccacccccatgccTGGGCCCATTGATCAGGAATGGCTGGGGGCTCTTggctagggagggagggaggatgaggagggaggagaagtggCTTTGCAACGTCAGAaccttcccacctgccctcctCCCGTGCAGCGCCCGCCCCAGAGCTGGACAAGCCCAGCTGGTGGCCTCGGACAGCACAGTCTGACAGTGGCTTGGAGAAGGATCCCTGCACGCGCCAGAGCCATCGTCTCACCTGCGGAGACCAAGTGTCCCGCTCAAGTGGGAAAACCACGACGTGGGGACGTGGATGGAAGGTGATCAAGGAGGCAAGGACAATCCTGCCAAGAGCCTGGGGACTGCGTGAGGCCTCAGGGCTGCCCTGCTGTGCTGAGTGGACCAGGACACCAGGAAAGGCAGCCACCCTCCCAGCAAGTGGGGGTCCTGCGGCAGCCACAGCCCAGCGCCAGCTGAGCAGCGTTTCTCCCGGAGCCGGACATCCTGTCTGTTCCCATGGCAGGTACGGGCAGCCGGGGTGGCCTTACAGGTGGGCTCACGCCTCTGGgtgggcggggcagggcaggaaCTGAGGAAGCCCCACTGACCCAGGCcctgggcagagggtggggcgggggcaccCCAGGCTGAGGCGGCAGATCGCGtgagggcagggctgagggacTCACTGCCACCCAGGTGCAATTGTGGGGCTGCCGAGATGGGGGACCAAGCCATTCCTGGGAGATGAGGGCCTCAGCCATGTGTGGATGTGCGCCTGTGGGcacactctctgggcctcagccctTGCAACATCAGAGTGGGGGGCTCGACTAGAAGCCCTGACTCCCTTCCACACCTGACACGCCGTGCCTCTGGGGAATTGTCATCTCTGCACCCCGAGGGACTGAGCAGAGGACAGGCCCCTGCCCAGAGTTCCTGAAAGTGCTGAGGGGTGGGCCAGAGAAGACTTCCGAGCTAGCGGCCACCTACAAAGCCCCCAGGCCGAGTGAAGCCACAAGCCCCTGCGCTTGGGACCCATCACCATGGACCCTGGGGGCTGGCATTGGCTGCCGGGACAATGTTGTACCTGCCCCAGTGGGGCAGCTGAGTGACAGGCAGTCGTCCCTCTGATAGCCTGGCCACAGGTGGTGGGGGACATCGGCCCTTCTGTCCATCCTGCCCTAGGGTCCTCAGACCTGATGTGGCTCATCCCTCTCAGAGGGACCCTCCCGCTCCAGACTGCAGAGTCCCAGGGGCTGTAGTGAGGTGCCACTTCTCACACGTGGGTCCCAGCGCTGCCTAGGACACGGCCACAGGCCCTGGGCTCCACCCTCTCACCAGGCGCCTACTGAGTGCCAGCTCCGGCCAGCCATGTCCATCTGGCAGCACGTTAGGTGCTCTAGCCCCCAGGGGTCTCCTCCCGCCGCCCGTGTGTCCCTCCGTCCGTCTCCCAGCACCGGCCAGGGGATCCGCGCTTCTGCAGTCATGGAAACGCCCACAGCCACTGGCTGGCGGCACTGCTGGAAATGAAACCTTGTCCCCCGACCCCTGCCCCCGTGGCTTCCATGTTCCACGTCCTCCACCCCTGATGTGGCTGCTATACAATAATAGTTCTGTTTTTCAGaagttttttccatttaaaaatttttaattgtggtaaaatatattaatacacagCACAGAATACACcatcctaaccatttttaagtgaattaagtACTTTCACACGGTTGTGCAACCTTCAacaccatccgtctccagaacttcTGGCATCTTGCGAAACTGacactctgtccccattaaacagctctccctgtcctcctcccccgcgcctggcagccaccattcagCGTCTTCTCTCTGAATCTGACCTCCCTGGGTACCTGGCGGAATCACACAGTTGTccttgtgtctggcttgtttcacttagcgtaatgtcctcaGGGTTCGTCCATGTGGCAGCATGTGTCGCAATgtccttcccttttaaggctgaatgatactGCTCCACTGTCCGTGTACAGCACGCTCTATCGAGTCACCCCTCGGTGGACACGGCTGCGTCCACCTTGTGCTATTGCGAATATGCCGCTGCGAACacggtgtacaaatatctgttaggttcctgctttccattcttttgggTGTAGACCCAGCAGTGGAGTTGCAGGATCACACAATGTTTCTATTTCTCGCGCTTTGAGGAACCACCGTGCTATTTGCCACGGTGCTGCTCCGTCTACACCCCACCCGCAATGCACAGGGCTCCGGTTCCCACGTCCTCACCAACGCTGTGATTCCAGcatcttttcctttctaatcGCCGTCCTAATCCgtgaaaaatggtatctcactgtggttaggattttttttttttttttaaccagagaGTAGAGGATGGCAAAAGTTTTGGCCAAGGCTTGTACCAGGATCAAAAGACAGGTCTGTAGAAAAGAGTAGAGACCAGAGAACAAGGTGTGAGAGTGGCAGGCAGGGTCTGGGCAGGTTCTCAAGGTCGGGGGGCATGATTTGTGGTTCGCAGGGCCTCCTCTCAGCTCGGCTCTCCTTAACCGCACCGGCAGCAGGGTCTCCATGGACCCCCAGCCCACTCCATCTCATGTGTGTCATCTAGAGCAAGTGTCGTTTAGGAAAGGCCCACTGTGCACCTGACCCCATGTGTGTTGTCACTAATCCTCACGTCGGTCCTGTGAGGCAGGGATTAGGAACCCCTGtgacagatgtggaaactgaggctccaggaggTGAAACAATTTGCTCCAGGCCACACAGCCACAGGATGGCTCAAAAATTCTCTGGGGAGCAAGGCAGGCCCTGTCTCCACCCTCAAGGAACTTGCTGGGAAAAAGACTTTAAGCGAGTATTTGCCTCATGGAGTAATGCTGAGGGCTGGGGTACTACCGGAACACAGGGCTggcagtcagggagggcttcctggaggaggaggcattGGGGGAGGGCAGCCTGAAGGACAAGAGCTGGCTGGATGATGAGTAGGGGTGGATGAGGTGGTCAGGGGCCCACACTTTTGTCATCTCTCCCCAGCCTTCCTGTCTGCCGGCCTTGGCGTCCTTGCACCCTCAGACACCTGCACCCTACCCATGACCAGCCGCAGCTGGGAGCCCTCACCGGGGACGCCGTTCCCATCAGGCCCTTGTGCCAGCTCCACTGGGGCCCATGCCGTGACTGAGCCCGCTGGGCAGGGCCCCAAGAACCCACGTGTGTCCAATGTGACGGTTCAGCTGGAGATGAGGCCTCTGTGGGAGGAGTTCAACCAGCTGGGCACAGAAATGATTGTCACCAAGGCGGGCAGGTGTGAGCAGCGGGAacagggaggggccagggctggggctgtgtCCGGGAGGCTGAGCGCCCCCCTCCCGCAGGAGGATGTTCCCCACCTTCCAGGTGAAGATCCTAGGCATGGACACGCTGGCCGACTATGTCCTGCTCATGGACTTCATCCCGCTCGACGACAAGAGATACAGGTCAGGCACCGGCGGGGCAGCAGGCTCAGACTCCAGGTGCGGAGCCCAGGAATCAGACCCTGCTGTGCTCCAGGCCGTACCCGGCTGAGCAATGCCAGGGATGGCCGGCCCGGCGCCATAGCCTGATGACAGGAGGGAGCCCAGCTCAGGGCAGCCCACAGCCTCACATGGGCTGTCTGGGCGGGTGGGGTGGTCCAGCCGGGGAAGCAGGGATCACCCTCACGCCCACTGGCCAGATGCAGCCACTGGGATCACAGGGCCCGACAGTATTCTCTGAGCCTCTAGTTCCTCATCTACGTGACGTCCACCAGGCCAGGGGGACAGTGGTGGAGTCAGCGATGGCCCCTTCACCCCCATCTTGCTCAGGCTTGGCTCCAGGCCGGTACCCCTTTCCACCTCGCTCTGCTCCCCAGGTACGCCTTCCACAGCTCGGCCTGGCTGGTGGCAGGCAAGGCGGACCCGGCCACGCCCGGCCGCGTGCACTTCCACCCCGACTCACCAGCCAAGGGTGCCCAGTGGATGCGCCAGATCGTGTCCTTCGACAAGCTCAAACTGACCAACAACCTGCTGGATGACAACGGCCACGTGAGGCCCGGGCCgcagtggggaggggctgggccaggccaggaGCGCTGGGGCCTGATTGTGAGGAAGCCTGGAGCCAGGGCGGGCCGGGCCGCGGTGCCCAGCGGCCTCGGTGCTCGGCACCTCTGCCCTCTGCTCATGGCCAAGGCTGGGGCCAAGCTCACTTGGCTGGAGCTGGACACAGAGAGGGCTGTCCAGCCGGTGGGAGAGTGGGTGGGGGGAATGTTCCAGCAGATATTGTCCTCCCCGAGGAGAGGGAAGACAATGTATGGAATGCCCAGCATGGGCCAGGCCCGTTGTAGGTGCCAGAACACAGCGCTCTTGACACTGGTCAAAGATCCCTGCCCTCCCAGGGTTCACATCCCGGGTAGGGGCAGATGGTAAGCCCAGAACCCAGAAAGACGCTGTATACTAGGTCTCAGATGGTGACAGAtgccaaagagaaaaaggaagtagGGAAGGGGGCGAGACAGAGGGTGGCTGTTCCTTTCAGGGAGCTTAGGAAGCTGATGAGGTGACATCTGAACAGACCTGTGTGTGGGGGAGCCTATGTATGTCAGAGGGGGAGCCATTCCAGCCAGaggggacagcaagtgcaaagtccCCAAGGCCAGAGAATGTTGGGCCAGTTAGGGGAGCTGCTAGGAGCCTTGTGTGGCTGCTGTGGAGCGAGGAGGGGcagtgggctgggggcagagcaCCCGGAGATGGCCGGGCTGATGGTGCAGGGCCAGTGGCGGTGGCGAGGACTCTGGCTTTAACCATGCAGCCGGGAGCCACGGGAGGGTCCAGAGCAGGGGCTACCTGGTACAGCCTGCTGGGCAGCTGTGTGGAGCAGGCACAGAGGGGcaaggtggaggcagggaggccagccaGGAGGCGGCCGAGGAAATCAGGTGACAGAGGACAGTGGCTGGCTGGCCACTGGAGACAGCAGGGTGGCAGAGGTAGTCCGATTCTGGATAGTTCCAAAGGGAAAGCTGAcagttggggtgggggtgtgagAGAAGGCGAAGCGGCAAGGATGCTCAAACACAGAGGGGCCTTGGACACAGAACTGCAGCCTCCCAAGTCCGGGTCCCGCACTGCCATGAAAGGAAGAGGGTGGCAGGCCCAGGGCAGCCTCTGCCGGGAGAGAAAGGCTGCGGCCCCAGAGAgcctgctgccgccgccgcgccCTGCACACCCGCCCCGTGCCCCCCACAGATCATTCTCAACTCCATGCACCGCTACCAGCCCCGTTTCCATGTGGTCTTCGTGGACCCACGCAAGGACAGTGAGCGCTACGCCCAGGAGAACTTCAAGTCCTTCATCTTCACCGAGACACAGTTCACAGCTGTGACTGCGTATCAGAACCACCGGGTGGGTCGGCCCCAGCTCGTGACGCACCAGCTGCCAGCCCACGTCATGGGGTGGAGACAGCGGCGGggcctctcctctctgccccggCATCTGCCCACGGTCAttcccctgcctgcccacccagcGGCTCCACAGTTCCTGGGCCAAGGGCCTGGGCTCCAGGGCCTCCCGACTGGGGGGTCCCGGGAGGACATGGTGGCTGAGCCTGGCTCAGAGCCAACCCATAACGGCACTTTCTCCTCTGTAGATCACCCAGCTGAAAATCGCCAGCAACCCTTTTGCCAAAGGCTTTCGAGAGAGTGACCTGGACTCCTGGTACTGTCTGGCCCCTGACGTGCTGCCCAGCTGCCCTCTCCGGCCCCCGTCCCCGGGCATCTCCTGAGGCCCCAGCTCCTGACCCTTGTGTCAGGGTCATGCCCTCTGACCTGTATGGCCCACCATCTGGCTCTGCCCATGATCCCTGGCCTGGGTTCTCCCCTTGGGCCCCATCCCATTCCTGATCGGCCCATTTGCAGGCCTGTAGCCCCGCGGCCCCTGCTTGGTGTCCCAGCCCGGAGTCGCAGCAGCCTCAGTCCCTGTCTCCTGAAGGGCGCCCCAGAGAAGGAGAAGGGTAAGGCCCCAGGTCTGCAGATGTGGTGGGACTAAGGCCCGCACTGTGGGCAGGAAGCAAGGGGATAGGGCCACAGAGCATCCAGGAAGGGCCTTCAGCGAGCTCAGCAAACCCACTGGCTACCTGTGTGGACACAGAGGGGGAGGCAGAGATTCCTAAGACAACATGGGGCCCAGAGCAGAGAGAACAGGGTAGAGACAAGGTGCTGAGAGCAGAAATAGGCGGtgccaggagggcttcctggaggagatggcTCCCTAGCTGGGCCTTGGGTGACTAGGAAGGGTTTGGACAGAGGGAGAAAGTGGGTAAGGCAGAGGGAGACAAGGGCAAAGGCTGGGAAGTAGACAGCttggggcaggaggagcagggaaggggacagggcaggTCTGGGATGGGGGCTCAGAATGTGAGGGGCGGCCTGGGGTCCACTCAGACCATTTCCCTCGTCAGGCCCCAACAGGGCTTCAGCCTCTACCTCCAGGACCCCTGCCCAGCTCCACCATCAGCTGCTGCCCCCACCTGATGCCCTGCTGGCCCCAGCTACCTACAGGCCCCTTACCTACCAGGACCTATACCCTGGAGCCCCAAGACACCTGGGCACCCCAAGGGCCCGACCGGCACCATACCCCCTCCCCAGCATCCAGGCTAACAGGGAAGAAGGAGGCCTGCCCTtcccagctgggctggggctcctgGCCCCCACCACTGTGTGCCTGGGGCCTGGCCAGGACTCTGGGTGATGGTGGAAGCCCTGTGGAAGCCATCCTACCCTGGACCCATGTGTGAATTGGCCTCTGCCCCACCTACTTCAGCCCCACCTCTGCAGAGACACCCCCCCCACCTCTTCCCAGTGGACCCTCCTCTCCCAAGGAAAACAGGGTAGGTGGAAACCCAGAGAGGGAGGCACCCGCCCAGAGTCACAGCAAGGCTGGGACGATGCCAAGCTTGGAACCAGGCCTCCTACACCCCAACCCCAGAAACCATTAATGCTGTGCCCTCCTGCCTTGGGGGTGATTCCCCCAAACTCTGCTTTACTTCCCTACACATTAAACCATTTGGCATGAGTGGTCAGAGCGCTTCTGTCCTCAGGGGTCAGGGGGCGGCCTCAGGAACTCCAGACCCGAGACAGTCCCATCAGCCCTGTAGGCATCTCAAAGCTCTGTCCGGTGCTGTCCATATCCCTGTGAGCGCACGTGATAGTAAAAGGTAATGACATTAGCCGTGTGGCAGGGCTGCATTTAACCTGTGAAGGGGACTGGGGTCCTGCTCCCTGCTTTGTGTGTCCAGATGAGGACCAAAACTGCTGCACAGAGAGGCACAGGACCTGTTCAAAATCACACAGCGAAGCTGCCATATTTTAGTGTTGTGTGCAAGGCTGAGTCATCTGATCCTGAATGGCCAGGGTCCACAGAGGGGTGCAGAACCACGATAAGCCGTGACCACAGGGGCCAACGCAGggacggggaggggagggacttGGGAATCTGATCATGAtttgagggaggaggggagaagagctCTGGACCGCGGAAAAGGAGGCCAAAGGCCTGGGGCTGGAGTCGGTCCGATGGAGCCTGCCAGAGGACAAGACGGGGGCGACGCGCGCCACCCAGCGGAACCAGGAGAGAGGGCGCGGAAGGAGGGCCGGGCCCTGCATCCTCTCGCGGACCGGACCCGACCTCGGCCTTCAGGAGGGGGCGCGCCGGTGGGACCCCGACTCTGCACGTCCTGAAGCAATTCCTGTGAGCCCCTCAGGGAAGGGACTGACGCGGGCGGGAGGAGGATGGGCGCCCGGTGGGGCGTCAACAGCCAAACACCGCAGTGCCCGAACCCGGTGGTCAGAACGGCAGAGTCGGGTCACCAGGCGCTTCGCCGCCCGAGCCCGGGGACACATTCGCCCGCTCGGCTCCAACCACCTTCCCaacaggccccgcccccgccggaaACCCAGCCCGCTGGGCACGCCCCTTTCGCGCACGCCCCTTCCGGCCACGCCCCCGGTCTGCACCTCTCGGGCGTCCCAAGGAGCTAAAGCTCTGGTCCGGGTCCCCCAGGACAAGCCCCAGACTCCTCGATTGCTTCCAAGGTGTCCCCCGCCCCACGGCCATCTCACAGTAACGCTGGCTCTGGCTCCCGCGCAGGCGCCCCCCGCCCTCTCTCCCGAGGGCCGCTTTCCGTCCCCCCGGAACCCCGCTTCAAGCGGACCCCGCCCACGGGGCGTGTCCTGCCGGGCAGgctcggccctcggcccgcccAGGTCCCCGAGGCCGCGGGGGCGAGCGCGctgcccctccccttcctggccGTTGGGCGCCCGCGGTGTCGCGGACATGCCGCCCGACTGCCTGTCGGCGGAGGGCGAGCGGCGCTGCCGGCAGCTGCTGGCGGGGGCCACGGCCCGGCTCCGCGCGCGGCCCGCGTCAGCCGCGGTGCTCGTGCCGCTCTGCTCCGTGCGCGGGGTCCCCGCGCTGCTCTACACGCTGCGGTCCAGCCGCCTGGCCGGGAGGCACAAGGGGGACGTCAGGTACAGCGACCGTGAACTCCGTCCTTCAGCCGGAGGACGCCGAACCCCGGAGACGGCAGGGACCCTGGGCGAGGCGCCCcgcctctccgagcctcagtttccgccTCTACAAAATAGGCCTGGGGAGACCCTATCGCTCTCGGGCTGCGGCGAGGCGTCGGACCCGTTTCCCTCCACGCCCCTCAAGGCGCGTCCTGGCGGGCACCACCTCGGGCCGGGACTCCTCGGA
Encoded proteins:
- the TBX10 gene encoding T-box transcription factor TBX10; the protein is MAAFLSAGLGVLAPSDTCTLPMTSRSWEPSPGTPFPSGPCASSTGAHAVTEPAGQGPKNPRVSNVTVQLEMRPLWEEFNQLGTEMIVTKAGRRMFPTFQVKILGMDTLADYVLLMDFIPLDDKRYRYAFHSSAWLVAGKADPATPGRVHFHPDSPAKGAQWMRQIVSFDKLKLTNNLLDDNGHIILNSMHRYQPRFHVVFVDPRKDSERYAQENFKSFIFTETQFTAVTAYQNHRITQLKIASNPFAKGFRESDLDSWPVAPRPLLGVPARSRSSLSPCLLKGAPEKEKGPNRASASTSRTPAQLHHQLLPPPDALLAPATYRPLTYQDLYPGAPRHLGTPRARPAPYPLPSIQANREEGGLPFPAGLGLLAPTTVCLGPGQDSG